One part of the Aurantibacillus circumpalustris genome encodes these proteins:
- a CDS encoding M20 metallopeptidase family protein, translating to MDKGLFQKLVDIRRQIHANPEIGYQENDTAKLIAKELKELQIPFKTGIAGTGVVATLKKGDGPCIALRADMDALPILEETNLEFKSIKKMTGENGLQTPLMHACGHDVHTTMLLGAASLLKDADFKGTVKFIFQPSEEGVYDDPEKKSGGQRVVESGELDDVKAALGLHVHPLLPVGMLAYKLGQALACANFFKIQITGKMAHAAVAPHLGVDAILVASSLIQSISAIAAKYVPPHEPTVISFTKINGGIAPNVIADKVVIEGTVRALDLDTFNQILERIEKIIKGTEISFDAKITIEYNLNYPSLLNDKNVHSSMNETLTSIFGKERIMPIDAILGSEDFAFYSRKVPSMFYFLGAKDTAEKCYFLHDSKVVFNEECIPYGSKLLSEGALTLLK from the coding sequence ATGGATAAGGGATTGTTTCAAAAACTAGTTGATATTCGTAGACAAATTCATGCAAATCCTGAAATTGGTTATCAAGAAAATGATACTGCGAAACTTATTGCAAAAGAATTAAAAGAGTTGCAAATTCCTTTTAAAACTGGAATTGCAGGAACAGGTGTGGTAGCTACGTTAAAGAAAGGCGACGGCCCTTGCATAGCACTGCGAGCCGACATGGACGCTTTACCAATTTTAGAAGAAACAAATCTTGAATTTAAAAGCATAAAAAAGATGACTGGTGAAAATGGTTTGCAAACACCATTAATGCATGCCTGCGGTCACGATGTTCATACAACTATGCTTCTCGGCGCAGCATCTTTACTTAAGGACGCTGATTTTAAAGGAACGGTTAAATTTATTTTTCAACCTTCAGAAGAAGGCGTGTACGATGATCCCGAAAAAAAATCTGGAGGACAGCGGGTTGTTGAGAGTGGCGAGTTGGATGATGTAAAGGCAGCATTGGGTTTGCACGTGCATCCACTTTTGCCTGTTGGAATGCTGGCTTATAAATTAGGTCAGGCTCTTGCTTGCGCAAATTTTTTTAAGATTCAAATAACAGGAAAAATGGCACATGCCGCAGTGGCACCTCATTTAGGAGTAGATGCGATTTTGGTAGCGAGTAGTTTAATACAATCAATTTCGGCAATCGCAGCTAAGTATGTTCCTCCTCATGAACCAACCGTTATTTCGTTTACAAAAATTAATGGTGGAATTGCACCGAATGTTATTGCAGATAAAGTTGTTATTGAAGGAACTGTGCGTGCTTTAGATTTAGATACCTTTAATCAGATTCTTGAGCGCATCGAAAAAATTATTAAAGGCACAGAAATTTCTTTTGATGCTAAAATAACAATTGAGTATAATCTTAACTATCCCAGTTTATTAAATGATAAAAATGTTCATTCAAGTATGAATGAAACATTGACGTCTATTTTTGGTAAAGAGAGAATCATGCCGATCGATGCTATTTTGGGCTCTGAAGATTTTGCGTTTTATTCCAGAAAAGTTCCTTCTATGTTTTATTTTCTTGGTGCAAAAGACACTGCCGAAAAGTGCTATTTTTTACATGATTCAAAAGTAGTATTTAATGAGGAGTGTATTCCTTACGGTTCAAAGTTGTTGAGTGAAGGAGCTTTGACTCTTTTAAAGTAA
- a CDS encoding MBL fold metallo-hydrolase codes for MKIEQIYTGCLAQGAYYITSNGEAAIIDPLREVQPYLDRANKDDVKIKYVFETHFHADFVSGHVDLSKKTGAAIIYGPNANPEFEATIAKDGQEFKLGNVSIKVLHTPGHTMESSCFLLRDENGKDYALFSGDTLFLGDVGRPDLAQKTASMTQEELAGLLYESLNTKIIPLANDVIVYPAHGAGSACGKNMMKETVDTLGNQKKMNYALNQPNKQEFVKAVTDGLLPPPGYFGMNVAMNKKGIESFDTVLKKGLNPLSPGELELAMEATEALLLDVRDADVFYKGFIPRSINIGLRGDFAPWVGSLIVDVKQPIILVTSAGEEEESVTRLSRVGFDNVIGYLNGGMESWIKSGKEIDTINRITAQQFKTELKVGETKVIDVRKDSEYAAEHVEEAFSRPLSDINTWFNFMKEDEPFYLHCAGGYRSMIAASILKARGIHNFKEVEGGLKAIAEAGVPKSDFVCQSKLQTS; via the coding sequence ATGAAAATTGAACAAATATATACAGGATGTTTAGCACAAGGTGCTTACTACATAACTTCTAATGGTGAGGCGGCTATTATTGATCCATTGCGTGAGGTACAACCTTATCTTGATCGGGCAAATAAAGATGATGTAAAAATTAAATATGTTTTTGAAACACATTTTCATGCGGATTTTGTTTCGGGACATGTGGATTTGAGCAAAAAAACTGGTGCTGCAATTATATATGGTCCAAACGCGAATCCTGAATTTGAAGCTACTATTGCTAAAGACGGACAAGAATTTAAATTGGGAAATGTAAGTATTAAGGTTTTACACACACCTGGCCATACTATGGAAAGCAGTTGTTTTCTTTTAAGAGATGAGAACGGAAAAGACTATGCCTTATTTAGCGGTGACACTTTATTTTTAGGAGATGTTGGCAGACCAGATTTAGCACAGAAGACAGCTTCTATGACACAAGAAGAACTTGCCGGATTGTTGTATGAATCATTAAATACAAAAATAATTCCTTTAGCGAACGATGTTATTGTTTATCCCGCTCATGGCGCAGGTAGTGCTTGCGGAAAAAACATGATGAAAGAAACGGTGGACACTTTGGGGAATCAAAAGAAAATGAATTACGCTTTAAATCAACCAAATAAACAAGAGTTTGTAAAAGCAGTTACAGATGGATTGCTTCCTCCGCCAGGTTATTTTGGTATGAATGTAGCCATGAATAAAAAAGGAATAGAAAGTTTTGATACCGTTCTTAAAAAGGGATTAAATCCTTTAAGTCCCGGAGAACTTGAGTTAGCCATGGAAGCAACGGAAGCTTTGTTGTTGGATGTTAGAGATGCTGACGTGTTTTATAAAGGATTTATTCCGCGCTCGATTAATATTGGATTGCGTGGTGATTTTGCTCCATGGGTTGGATCTTTGATCGTAGATGTTAAACAACCAATTATTTTGGTTACATCAGCGGGTGAAGAAGAAGAAAGTGTAACAAGATTATCTCGTGTAGGATTTGATAATGTGATTGGTTATTTAAATGGTGGAATGGAATCGTGGATTAAATCAGGAAAAGAAATCGACACAATTAATCGCATCACGGCACAACAATTCAAAACAGAATTAAAGGTAGGTGAGACAAAAGTAATTGACGTCAGAAAGGATTCTGAATATGCGGCTGAACACGTTGAAGAAGCATTTAGTAGACCTTTATCGGATATTAATACCTGGTTTAACTTTATGAAAGAGGATGAACCGTTTTATTTGCATTGCGCAGGAGGTTATAGAAGCATGATCGCTGCGAGCATATTGAAGGCAAGAGGAATTCATAATTTTAAGGAAGTAGAGGGTGGCTTAAAAGCAATCGCTGAAGCGGGTGTTCCTAAATCAGATTTTGTTTGCCAGAGTAAACTTCAAACTTCTTAA
- the carA gene encoding glutamine-hydrolyzing carbamoyl-phosphate synthase small subunit: MQLKYSSLPKAILLLEDGKVFEGKAAGKIGTTSGEICFNTGMSGYQEIFTDPSYFGQIVVMTNSHIGNYGVEENEVESDSIKIAGMVCKKFNQGFSRARAQKSLGQYFEESNIVSICDVDTRAIVRHIRDKGAMNCIISSEILDVEVLKKQLAKVPSMEGLELSSKVSCKTAYNVGNEKAKYKVAVMDYGAKKNILRSLVERDCYLKVFPMNASAKDLAAFNPDGIMLSNGPGDPGVMKKETEAVKDFLALGKPLFGICLGHQLLAQSQGISTYKMHTGHRGINHPVQNIISGKSEITSQNHGFTVNEKEINSNPNLEISHVNLNDKTIEGIRLKNYKAFSVQYHPEACPGPLDARYLFDEFVGNMEAAKG, encoded by the coding sequence ATGCAATTAAAGTATTCTTCTCTTCCAAAAGCTATTCTTTTGCTGGAAGACGGAAAAGTGTTCGAAGGTAAAGCCGCTGGAAAAATCGGTACCACATCAGGAGAAATTTGTTTTAACACCGGCATGAGTGGCTATCAGGAGATTTTTACTGACCCGTCGTATTTTGGACAAATTGTTGTGATGACAAATTCTCACATTGGAAATTATGGTGTGGAAGAAAATGAAGTGGAAAGTGATTCTATAAAAATTGCAGGAATGGTTTGCAAAAAATTCAACCAAGGTTTTTCCAGAGCCCGCGCTCAGAAAAGCCTAGGACAATATTTTGAAGAATCAAACATCGTTTCTATTTGTGATGTGGATACCCGTGCTATCGTAAGACACATTCGTGACAAAGGAGCTATGAATTGTATTATTTCTTCTGAAATATTAGATGTTGAAGTATTGAAAAAACAATTGGCGAAAGTTCCCAGCATGGAAGGTTTGGAATTGTCTTCTAAAGTAAGTTGTAAAACAGCCTATAATGTAGGCAACGAAAAAGCCAAATATAAAGTTGCTGTAATGGACTATGGCGCTAAGAAAAATATTTTACGCTCGCTTGTTGAACGTGATTGTTATTTGAAAGTTTTTCCAATGAACGCTTCAGCAAAAGATCTTGCGGCGTTTAATCCAGATGGAATCATGTTGAGCAATGGTCCTGGTGATCCTGGTGTGATGAAAAAAGAAACGGAAGCAGTAAAGGATTTTTTAGCTTTGGGTAAACCTCTTTTCGGAATTTGTTTAGGTCATCAGTTACTGGCTCAGTCTCAAGGTATCAGTACTTACAAAATGCATACGGGACATAGAGGAATTAATCATCCTGTACAAAACATCATTAGTGGAAAAAGTGAAATTACTTCACAAAATCACGGGTTTACGGTTAACGAAAAAGAAATTAATAGTAACCCAAACTTAGAAATTAGTCACGTTAACCTAAATGACAAAACTATTGAAGGTATTCGCCTAAAAAATTATAAAGCATTTTCTGTTCAATATCATCCTGAGGCATGTCCGGGACCGTTAGACGCTCGTTATTTATTTGATGAGTTTGTGGGGAATATGGAAGCGGCGAAGGGTTAG
- a CDS encoding DUF202 domain-containing protein → MNELETKINKDLILRENLAMQRTHMANQTTLLAFIRTSLYFLIGALSLESLLKLKEVRVIEISFFVISFVILTTGILNYFKQRRLILNSEKHIGNYKLEYIETSK, encoded by the coding sequence ATGAACGAACTTGAAACTAAAATAAACAAAGATCTTATACTGCGTGAAAATCTTGCCATGCAAAGGACTCACATGGCTAATCAAACAACATTACTGGCGTTTATTAGAACATCACTCTACTTCTTAATTGGAGCCTTAAGCTTAGAAAGTCTGTTGAAGCTTAAAGAAGTTCGGGTGATTGAAATTTCTTTTTTTGTAATTTCTTTCGTTATTCTAACCACGGGAATTCTTAATTATTTTAAACAAAGGCGATTAATTCTTAATAGTGAAAAACACATTGGCAATTATAAACTAGAATATATTGAAACTAGTAAATGA
- a CDS encoding rhodanese-like domain-containing protein, whose protein sequence is MKNKNILQVLIIIVVIVGMSSCNSPTTTKETNSTLNESNKMKTENKIIVDVRTIEEWENDGHADCSVNYPLDQIQNKVEELKKYEHVVLVCRSGGRAGVAKGQLESAGIKSVENKGPWQNINCNN, encoded by the coding sequence GTGAAAAATAAAAACATTTTACAAGTACTAATAATTATTGTGGTTATAGTAGGGATGAGTAGTTGTAATTCTCCAACAACAACGAAAGAAACAAATTCAACTTTAAACGAATCAAACAAAATGAAAACAGAAAATAAAATAATAGTAGATGTAAGAACCATTGAAGAGTGGGAAAATGATGGTCATGCAGATTGCTCGGTTAATTACCCTTTAGATCAAATTCAAAATAAAGTTGAAGAATTAAAAAAATACGAGCATGTTGTTTTGGTTTGCCGCAGCGGCGGACGGGCAGGGGTTGCTAAGGGTCAGTTAGAAAGCGCTGGCATTAAAAGTGTAGAGAACAAAGGACCTTGGCAAAACATAAACTGTAATAATTAA
- a CDS encoding Crp/Fnr family transcriptional regulator: MLSEILREKLAPIFEKQLVDEILKLAEITQVKEGEVVMDYGKKVRFMPIVISGTLRVMRKDEEGREIILYYLSSNESCAMAYACCMESKLSEVKAIAEDNAEIIKIPHEKLDEWLMKYPSWKSYIFSSFTQRFNELLRSLESVAFKKLDERLVNYLKDKAKVFGKSAIQLSHSQIAEEMGTSRVVISRLLKQLENEKKLILYRNEIKLLSGF, encoded by the coding sequence ATGCTCTCTGAAATTTTAAGAGAAAAACTGGCTCCCATTTTCGAAAAACAACTCGTTGATGAAATATTAAAACTTGCTGAAATTACTCAGGTAAAAGAAGGCGAGGTTGTGATGGATTACGGAAAGAAAGTACGGTTTATGCCTATTGTGATTAGCGGTACACTCAGAGTAATGCGAAAAGACGAAGAGGGAAGAGAAATTATCCTGTATTATTTAAGTAGTAACGAAAGTTGCGCGATGGCTTATGCTTGTTGCATGGAGTCTAAATTAAGTGAGGTAAAAGCCATTGCTGAAGACAATGCGGAAATAATTAAAATCCCGCATGAGAAATTGGATGAATGGTTGATGAAGTATCCAAGTTGGAAAAGCTATATATTCAGCAGTTTTACACAACGGTTTAACGAGCTACTACGATCTTTAGAGAGCGTGGCCTTTAAAAAGTTAGACGAACGACTAGTTAACTATTTAAAAGATAAAGCAAAGGTGTTCGGGAAATCAGCGATACAACTATCTCATAGCCAAATTGCAGAAGAGATGGGTACTAGCAGGGTGGTTATATCGCGGCTTTTAAAACAATTGGAAAACGAAAAGAAATTAATTTTATACAGAAATGAAATTAAATTGCTGAGTGGATTTTAA